From the Chitinophaga lutea genome, one window contains:
- a CDS encoding methyltransferase domain-containing protein: MKLKDAISLLLPAGIEQTTPQQWADLGSGEYLFTHALATLLAPRSRIYAVDKIAMPPEKGEVDILPVKADFVADELPLEALDGILMANSLHYVADKPAFLKKTAAFFRKQPLYIVVEYDTEVPVPVWVPYPVSYAKLEALAAKMGYNRVQRLGSYESLYGGTMYAAVIQG; encoded by the coding sequence ATGAAACTGAAAGACGCGATTTCCCTCCTGCTACCTGCAGGCATTGAACAAACCACGCCGCAGCAATGGGCCGACCTGGGCAGCGGCGAATACCTTTTCACCCATGCGCTGGCTACCCTGCTCGCCCCCCGCAGCCGCATCTACGCCGTCGATAAAATAGCGATGCCGCCGGAAAAGGGCGAGGTCGACATTCTGCCCGTAAAGGCTGATTTTGTGGCCGACGAACTGCCCCTGGAGGCGCTGGACGGCATCCTGATGGCCAATTCCCTGCATTATGTGGCCGACAAACCCGCTTTTCTCAAAAAAACAGCCGCTTTTTTCCGGAAACAGCCGCTGTATATCGTGGTGGAATACGATACCGAGGTACCTGTGCCTGTTTGGGTGCCTTATCCCGTGTCATACGCCAAACTCGAAGCATTGGCCGCTAAAATGGGGTATAACCGGGTGCAACGGCTCGGCAGTTATGAATCCTTATATGGTGGCACGATGTATGCAGCAGTGATACAGGGATGA
- a CDS encoding ATP-binding protein — MTPYSFHIPLQYLRSYISGRLALHFGKTDDVTVDADAYWHDGSPFALWMEEQQPDADEYVCLLLALAPHLQPSFYDDIIKEYLPDGSNFIDFGGSKSLHHRGTLPTGETLLFILAGNDVNRRVELQHRLLHGSVFFRKGILSIETVPYGEPMMGGRLVLAEETLEFWLTGQISHPRFSSEFAAEYISTSREWDDLVLNGYTLQQIREIEEWIKHHHTLLHEWQFGQRMKRGYCALFHGPPGTGKTMAATLLGKSTGLDVFRIDLSKVVSKYIGETEKNLSRIFDRAEQKKWILFFDEADSLFGKRTEIHDAHDKYANQEVGYLLQRIESYNGLIILASNFKANMDEAFLRRMQNVVYFPVPSATERYILWERSFPERVKFASDISLEHISNEHELTGSNINNIAYFCCLKLISNQKEEITSPELLYAIRRELVKEGKG, encoded by the coding sequence ATGACCCCGTATTCTTTTCATATTCCCCTCCAATACCTGCGCAGTTACATCTCCGGCCGCCTGGCGCTGCACTTCGGCAAAACCGACGACGTAACGGTAGATGCCGATGCGTACTGGCACGACGGGAGCCCGTTCGCCCTCTGGATGGAAGAGCAGCAGCCGGACGCCGATGAATACGTGTGCCTGCTGCTGGCCCTGGCGCCTCATCTGCAACCCTCCTTTTACGACGACATCATCAAAGAATACCTGCCCGACGGCAGCAATTTCATCGACTTCGGCGGTTCCAAAAGCCTGCACCACCGCGGCACCCTGCCCACCGGCGAAACCCTCCTGTTCATCCTGGCCGGCAACGACGTGAACCGCCGGGTAGAGCTGCAGCACCGCCTGCTGCATGGCAGCGTATTTTTCAGGAAAGGCATCCTTTCCATCGAAACGGTCCCCTACGGCGAACCGATGATGGGCGGGCGGCTCGTGCTGGCCGAAGAAACACTGGAGTTCTGGCTCACCGGGCAAATCAGCCACCCCCGTTTTTCCTCCGAGTTTGCGGCGGAATACATCAGCACTTCCCGCGAATGGGACGATCTTGTACTGAACGGTTACACCCTCCAGCAAATCCGCGAAATCGAAGAATGGATCAAACACCACCATACGCTGCTGCACGAGTGGCAGTTCGGACAGCGGATGAAACGCGGCTACTGCGCGTTGTTCCACGGCCCTCCCGGCACGGGCAAAACCATGGCGGCCACGTTGCTGGGCAAATCCACCGGGCTCGACGTGTTCCGGATAGACCTGTCCAAAGTGGTATCGAAATACATCGGTGAAACGGAGAAAAACCTTTCAAGGATATTTGACCGGGCGGAACAGAAAAAGTGGATCCTCTTTTTTGATGAGGCGGATTCGCTGTTCGGCAAACGCACCGAAATCCATGACGCGCACGACAAATACGCCAACCAGGAAGTGGGTTACCTGTTGCAGCGCATCGAAAGCTACAACGGCCTCATCATCCTCGCTTCCAACTTCAAAGCCAATATGGACGAGGCTTTCCTTCGGAGGATGCAGAACGTGGTGTACTTCCCGGTGCCTTCCGCAACAGAACGTTATATTCTCTGGGAACGGTCGTTCCCCGAACGGGTGAAGTTTGCCAGCGACATTTCGCTCGAGCATATTTCGAACGAACACGAGCTCACCGGCTCGAACATCAACAACATCGCCTATTTCTGCTGCCTGAAGCTGATCAGCAACCAGAAAGAAGAAATCACTTCGCCGGAGCTGCTCTACGCCATCCGCCGGGAACTGGTGAAGGAAGGAAAGGGATAA
- a CDS encoding efflux RND transporter periplasmic adaptor subunit, which yields MRKNYIVSILCGLLFTVAACNTKPGAPAAKEGHQEERVDSAVAALAQPVNVRVVTDMPVVTGETGTRIFTVQASGIVAYDTRNQTGIASRVGGRIERMLIRYNYQPVQKGQLIMEIYSPDLAAAQQELLFVAQKSPEMLAGARQRLVLLGMQPAQINSVLQTGKIIYRVPVYSPASGYILEKTAAANAAPSAAAPAVPTGDGMGEMGAGGSSAAPAPAAPAASPVMLREGQYVGAGQSLFTIYQAHNLVAEFSFPSSQAAYLRPGQKLLFHPVSEKAALRSGNIGLIEPVFRNGQNFTLARVYPENNAFRPGQLLTAHVPIVYTSGWWLPEKAVWRLGNKAVVFRRENGSFVPVAVQADGAVQGMVRISTDISGWQLAANAAYLVDSESFIKTQP from the coding sequence ATGAGAAAGAATTATATCGTTAGCATATTGTGCGGGCTGCTCTTTACGGTAGCCGCCTGCAACACCAAACCCGGCGCTCCTGCGGCCAAGGAAGGTCACCAGGAAGAGCGGGTAGACAGTGCGGTGGCGGCGCTGGCGCAACCCGTCAACGTACGGGTGGTAACCGATATGCCGGTAGTGACGGGGGAAACGGGCACCCGCATTTTTACGGTCCAGGCCAGCGGCATTGTCGCATACGATACGCGCAACCAGACCGGCATTGCCAGCAGGGTAGGCGGGCGCATCGAACGGATGCTGATCCGGTACAACTACCAGCCTGTGCAGAAGGGGCAGCTGATCATGGAGATCTATTCGCCCGATCTCGCTGCCGCGCAACAGGAACTGCTCTTCGTGGCGCAAAAAAGCCCGGAGATGCTGGCGGGCGCCAGGCAACGCCTGGTTTTGCTCGGTATGCAACCGGCACAAATCAACAGCGTATTGCAAACAGGAAAGATCATCTATCGTGTGCCGGTATACAGTCCGGCTAGTGGTTACATTCTTGAAAAAACGGCGGCAGCCAACGCAGCACCCTCAGCCGCTGCGCCTGCCGTGCCAACCGGCGACGGAATGGGAGAGATGGGTGCGGGAGGAAGCAGTGCCGCGCCCGCTCCCGCCGCGCCTGCAGCCAGCCCTGTGATGCTGCGGGAAGGCCAGTACGTCGGCGCCGGTCAATCGCTGTTCACCATTTACCAGGCGCATAACCTGGTGGCGGAGTTTTCTTTTCCGTCATCGCAGGCGGCTTATCTGCGGCCAGGCCAGAAATTATTGTTCCACCCCGTGTCGGAAAAAGCGGCGTTGCGGTCGGGCAACATCGGTTTGATCGAGCCCGTGTTCCGTAACGGGCAGAATTTTACGCTGGCAAGAGTGTACCCGGAAAACAACGCCTTCAGGCCGGGACAATTGCTCACCGCACACGTGCCCATCGTCTACACATCCGGATGGTGGCTGCCGGAAAAAGCGGTATGGCGCCTCGGCAACAAGGCAGTGGTATTCCGCAGGGAAAACGGCTCGTTCGTACCGGTAGCGGTGCAGGCGGACGGCGCCGTGCAGGGCATGGTGCGCATCAGTACGGACATCAGCGGATGGCAGTTGGCCGCCAACGCCGCCTACCTCGTAGACAGTGAAAGTTTTATTAAAACCCAACCGTAA
- a CDS encoding DUF4886 domain-containing protein: MLQRFRICLYVLLSICLTVQAQNGKKTRLFIIGNSFSGNAASFLPQLAKEGGIDLEIGRAELGGCSLERHWKLAEADEKAYKGKSLREMLGEGSWDMVTIQQYSLLSGDPATYQPYARQLVALIKSLQPKAKIYIHQTWAYRNDAEAFGKIKGEERAKTAQEMHRHVRAAYHRIAKELGLTVIPTGDAFRAMDDDKTWGYKRDAAYDFATPKPPQLPDQTNSLHVGYKWNNDKLTFDANHANTAGCYLGSLVWYRTLLGGNVKEVKFKPVPVSDAMAAEFRKVVAAL, translated from the coding sequence ATGCTACAGAGATTCAGAATTTGCCTGTATGTGCTATTGAGCATATGCCTTACCGTACAGGCGCAGAATGGTAAAAAGACACGCCTGTTCATCATCGGCAACAGTTTTTCCGGTAACGCGGCAAGCTTCCTGCCCCAGCTGGCGAAAGAAGGCGGCATCGACCTCGAGATCGGCCGCGCGGAACTGGGCGGTTGTTCACTGGAACGCCACTGGAAACTGGCCGAAGCGGATGAAAAAGCCTATAAAGGAAAATCGCTGCGCGAAATGCTGGGCGAAGGCAGCTGGGACATGGTCACCATCCAGCAGTATTCCCTGCTCTCCGGCGACCCGGCTACTTATCAACCTTATGCGCGCCAGCTGGTGGCATTGATCAAATCCCTTCAGCCGAAAGCAAAAATCTATATCCATCAAACCTGGGCTTACCGCAACGATGCGGAAGCATTCGGGAAAATAAAAGGAGAGGAGCGAGCTAAAACCGCTCAGGAGATGCACCGTCATGTAAGGGCCGCCTATCACCGGATCGCCAAAGAACTGGGCCTGACGGTTATCCCTACCGGCGATGCCTTCCGGGCGATGGACGACGACAAAACATGGGGCTACAAAAGAGATGCGGCCTATGATTTTGCAACGCCCAAACCGCCGCAACTGCCCGACCAGACCAACTCCCTGCACGTCGGTTACAAATGGAACAACGACAAACTCACTTTCGACGCCAACCACGCGAATACGGCCGGTTGTTACCTCGGTTCACTGGTATGGTACCGTACGCTGCTGGGAGGGAATGTGAAAGAAGTGAAGTTCAAGCCCGTGCCGGTTTCGGATGCGATGGCCGCGGAATTCAGGAAAGTAGTGGCCGCCCTGTAA
- a CDS encoding DUF3347 domain-containing protein — translation MKQFLKVTCPLAAAVLLAACGGSATSEKTAAKEDHAGHDHAAAPAAPAAVQLKDDKLNAVYQHYVHLTNALVKGDAAEAKIAGNAIETGAKEVTGGDKLAADAAKIMAAADIDAQRTAYSSLSNEMIGLVKKSGLSSGALYVDFCPMAMNDKGGYWISASKDIKNPYFGDAMLTCGEVKETVQ, via the coding sequence ATGAAACAATTCCTGAAAGTAACATGTCCCCTGGCTGCGGCGGTACTGCTGGCAGCCTGTGGCGGCAGCGCAACCTCCGAAAAAACAGCCGCCAAAGAAGATCACGCCGGCCACGATCATGCCGCCGCACCGGCGGCGCCGGCAGCCGTGCAATTGAAAGACGACAAACTGAATGCCGTTTACCAGCATTACGTTCACCTCACCAACGCCCTCGTGAAAGGTGACGCGGCGGAAGCCAAAATCGCCGGCAATGCCATCGAAACGGGTGCAAAGGAAGTGACCGGCGGGGACAAACTCGCGGCGGATGCGGCTAAAATCATGGCGGCGGCGGATATCGACGCGCAACGCACGGCGTATTCCTCGTTGAGCAATGAGATGATCGGGCTGGTGAAAAAATCGGGCCTCAGCAGCGGCGCGCTGTACGTGGATTTCTGCCCGATGGCGATGAACGACAAGGGCGGATACTGGATAAGCGCCTCCAAAGACATCAAAAACCCGTATTTCGGCGACGCCATGCTGACCTGCGGGGAAGTGAAGGAAACGGTGCAGTAG
- a CDS encoding serine hydrolase, with product MRVSNLPAAIVKTVLLFATCALTVSVHAQEPAARTAVSRLEKNIPSLIRDNYIPALSAAYIREGKPVWHAHFGTAQATDKTPVTDSTIFEAASLSKVATAYAALRLVDAGRLHLDTPLYAYLGNNYEIGDDPRIKGITARRVLSHSAGFPNWRNRGDSLLPVNFDPGSRFGYSGEGFVFLAKVMEKITGMPLEQLLQQSVFVPLGMTHSSMVFHPAQRQLYATRHSWLGKPSWLADYPNANAAASLRTTAMDYATFLAAVLNGTGLSESSRRQMFASQVKVDTAKPQLAWGLGIGLEITPKRRYCWHWGDQGDAKALFVADIDTRNGLVYFTNSANGLAIAPEMTGLALGNGPRDILAYVKYAEFDPAAVQLADAIRSKGAAAALAAYLRDRQHTLSEDVMNNMGYMFLREKKYPEAIAVFTQNSKDYPASYNVWDSLAEALMENGDKAPAIQYYEKSLALNPDNKNAVDQLKKLRP from the coding sequence ATGCGCGTTTCAAACCTGCCTGCCGCTATCGTGAAGACCGTTCTTCTTTTCGCCACCTGCGCCCTGACTGTTTCTGTTCATGCCCAGGAGCCCGCGGCCCGCACTGCCGTCAGCCGCCTCGAAAAGAACATCCCCTCACTGATCCGTGATAACTACATCCCGGCGCTTTCCGCTGCGTATATCCGCGAAGGTAAACCTGTCTGGCATGCCCATTTCGGAACGGCGCAGGCGACGGATAAAACGCCGGTGACCGACTCCACCATATTCGAGGCCGCATCCCTGAGCAAAGTGGCCACAGCCTACGCGGCCCTCCGGCTCGTGGATGCGGGCCGCCTGCATCTCGATACGCCCTTGTACGCATACCTCGGCAACAACTACGAGATCGGCGACGACCCGCGCATCAAAGGCATCACCGCACGCCGCGTACTCTCGCATTCCGCGGGTTTCCCGAACTGGCGCAACCGTGGCGATTCTTTGCTGCCCGTGAATTTTGATCCGGGATCCCGCTTCGGGTATTCCGGCGAAGGGTTCGTATTCCTGGCAAAAGTGATGGAGAAAATCACCGGCATGCCGCTGGAACAGCTCCTGCAGCAATCGGTGTTCGTGCCGCTGGGTATGACGCACAGCAGCATGGTGTTTCACCCGGCGCAGCGGCAGCTATACGCTACCCGTCACAGCTGGCTGGGCAAACCCTCGTGGCTGGCGGATTATCCCAACGCCAACGCGGCCGCCAGCCTGCGTACCACGGCGATGGATTATGCCACCTTCCTGGCGGCCGTGCTCAACGGCACGGGGTTATCCGAATCTTCCCGCCGGCAAATGTTCGCATCCCAGGTAAAAGTAGATACCGCAAAGCCGCAACTGGCCTGGGGCCTCGGCATCGGGCTGGAAATAACGCCCAAAAGGCGTTACTGCTGGCACTGGGGCGACCAGGGCGACGCAAAGGCCCTCTTCGTGGCGGATATCGATACGCGGAACGGCCTGGTGTATTTCACCAACAGCGCCAACGGCCTCGCCATCGCGCCGGAGATGACCGGCCTGGCATTGGGCAACGGCCCGCGCGATATCCTTGCTTATGTGAAATACGCGGAATTTGACCCGGCTGCGGTGCAGCTGGCAGACGCCATCCGCAGCAAAGGAGCGGCGGCGGCGCTGGCGGCTTATCTGCGCGACCGTCAACACACCCTCAGCGAAGATGTGATGAATAACATGGGCTACATGTTCCTCCGCGAAAAAAAATACCCGGAAGCCATCGCCGTGTTCACGCAGAACTCCAAGGACTACCCGGCGTCGTATAATGTGTGGGACAGCCTGGCGGAAGCCCTGATGGAAAACGGCGACAAAGCCCCGGCCATTCAGTACTACGAAAAATCACTGGCGTTGAATCCCGATAACAAAAACGCTGTGGACCAGCTGAAGAAACTGCGGCCATAA
- a CDS encoding TolC family protein: protein MKRITKYIPLLLLLLPGIGRAQEAPVLPLDTVLQRIDRNNILLQSYQLKAESFRYNADAATAWMAPMVGVGTFMTPYSRKMVMDDRDKGSLMLQIEQDIPNPAKLQAKKRYIASQGDVERAGRAVTLNDFRAQAKRLYYNWLVARQRIAVLEENDKIMRTMKKIEEVRYPYNQSQLGGVFKANAKIEENANMVRMQEGTIAKARAWLNSLMNMPGNTPFEIDSMLVPAFDAAASYDTAALATVRKDVFKMDATIRSMQLNITSMQREKKPDFRIRFDHMRPLGDMMPKAYSAMGMVSIPIAPWSSKMYKSGIKAMQYDIQAMEKERAAMLQETQGMLYGMQYEIQTMQRRVTAMEEKIIPSLRQTLDAGFLNYQENKLALPNVIDAWEALTMMQLNVLDEKLKLYEMIVDYEKELYR from the coding sequence ATGAAACGAATCACTAAATATATCCCGCTGCTCCTGTTGCTGCTGCCGGGCATCGGCCGGGCGCAGGAAGCGCCGGTGCTGCCGCTCGACACGGTGCTGCAGCGGATCGATCGCAACAACATCCTGCTGCAGTCGTACCAGCTGAAAGCGGAAAGCTTCCGTTACAACGCCGATGCCGCCACCGCCTGGATGGCGCCGATGGTGGGCGTGGGCACTTTTATGACGCCTTACTCCAGGAAAATGGTGATGGACGACCGCGACAAAGGCAGCCTGATGCTCCAGATCGAACAGGACATTCCCAACCCGGCGAAACTGCAGGCCAAAAAACGGTACATCGCCTCGCAGGGCGATGTGGAACGCGCCGGCCGCGCCGTAACGCTCAACGATTTCAGGGCGCAGGCCAAACGCCTTTATTACAACTGGCTCGTGGCGCGGCAGCGCATAGCCGTACTGGAAGAGAACGACAAGATCATGCGCACCATGAAGAAGATCGAAGAGGTGCGCTACCCGTACAACCAATCGCAGCTGGGCGGCGTATTCAAAGCGAACGCCAAAATAGAGGAGAACGCGAACATGGTGCGCATGCAGGAAGGCACCATCGCCAAAGCCCGCGCCTGGCTCAACAGCCTGATGAACATGCCCGGCAATACGCCGTTTGAAATAGACAGCATGCTGGTGCCGGCATTCGACGCAGCGGCTTCTTACGATACCGCCGCATTGGCCACCGTGCGGAAAGACGTGTTCAAAATGGATGCGACCATCCGTTCGATGCAGCTGAACATCACCAGCATGCAGCGCGAAAAGAAACCCGATTTCCGGATCCGCTTCGATCATATGCGGCCGCTGGGCGATATGATGCCCAAGGCTTACAGCGCCATGGGCATGGTCAGCATTCCCATCGCGCCCTGGTCGTCGAAGATGTACAAATCCGGCATCAAAGCCATGCAGTACGATATACAGGCCATGGAAAAGGAAAGGGCCGCCATGCTGCAGGAAACGCAGGGCATGCTGTACGGGATGCAGTATGAAATACAAACCATGCAGCGCCGGGTGACGGCCATGGAAGAAAAGATCATCCCTTCGCTGCGGCAAACGCTCGACGCGGGCTTCCTGAACTACCAGGAAAACAAACTCGCCCTGCCGAACGTCATCGACGCGTGGGAGGCACTCACCATGATGCAGCTGAACGTGCTGGATGAAAAACTGAAACTCTACGAAATGATCGTCGACTATGAGAAAGAATTATATCGTTAG
- a CDS encoding serine hydrolase domain-containing protein, whose amino-acid sequence MKPCIILLMLCAAFLNGRAQTAGLPDSTLRKIDRLFEKWDNDHSPGFTVGIVRNDSLIFSKGYGMANLEYNMQNTPASIFHVASVSKQFTAYAIVLLARQGRLQLDDDVRKYLPWFPDLKEKITIAQLLHHISGIRDQWQLLATAGTRLDDVITQEQIIKILSRQQALNFKPGERFNYCNSGYTMAAEIVKAVTGKTLRQFTDSAIFKPLGMRDTHFHDDYTEVVYNRAYSYFRGDDGKFHNAVLSYSNAGATSLFTNINDLAKWVMNFYAPKAGTAEDIKRLAQKTRLNNGKEIDYALGISHVVYRGRKGLAHNGADAGYRTTLTVFPDLKMGFIVLANRADFNPGERAMELAALFIPAPEKGKPAPKPDSSLAMLKNAALIRPFEGSYISDEGTQMKFRLNDNKFYADAFGRSELLQQKKDTFYTLGTPAVSYVFNASGSGDTTALVTFSPGETALLKKSVPVPKTSEVLNTYAGTYYSPELECSYRIVVKDGGLVMTSSKYNDMPLRFEGPDHLLSNWWWMSKLHVLRDGGKVTGFEVNDGRVLHLKFNKIQ is encoded by the coding sequence ATGAAACCCTGTATTATTCTCCTTATGCTATGCGCTGCCTTTCTGAATGGAAGAGCACAAACAGCCGGACTGCCGGACAGTACGCTCCGGAAAATCGACCGTCTTTTCGAAAAATGGGATAACGATCACAGTCCCGGCTTTACTGTCGGCATCGTCAGGAACGATTCGCTGATTTTCAGCAAAGGCTACGGTATGGCGAACCTCGAATACAACATGCAGAATACCCCCGCATCCATATTTCACGTCGCTTCCGTGTCCAAACAATTCACCGCCTACGCCATCGTATTGCTGGCCAGGCAGGGAAGGCTGCAGCTCGATGATGACGTACGAAAATACCTGCCCTGGTTCCCCGACCTGAAAGAAAAGATCACCATCGCGCAGCTGCTGCATCACATCAGCGGTATCCGCGACCAGTGGCAGCTGCTGGCCACCGCCGGCACCCGGCTCGATGATGTGATCACGCAGGAACAGATCATCAAGATACTCAGCCGCCAGCAGGCGCTTAATTTCAAACCCGGTGAACGATTTAACTATTGCAACAGCGGCTACACCATGGCCGCGGAGATCGTTAAGGCGGTGACGGGGAAAACGCTCCGCCAGTTCACCGACTCGGCCATTTTCAAACCGCTGGGCATGCGGGACACACACTTTCACGACGATTATACCGAAGTAGTGTACAACCGCGCCTATTCCTACTTCCGTGGCGACGACGGCAAATTCCATAACGCGGTGCTGAGTTATTCCAACGCCGGCGCCACAAGCCTGTTCACCAATATCAACGACCTGGCCAAATGGGTGATGAACTTCTATGCGCCGAAAGCCGGCACTGCGGAAGATATCAAACGGCTCGCACAAAAAACACGGCTCAACAACGGGAAAGAAATCGACTATGCCCTTGGCATCAGCCATGTTGTTTACCGGGGGCGGAAGGGACTGGCGCACAACGGCGCCGATGCCGGTTACCGTACCACATTGACGGTTTTCCCGGACCTGAAAATGGGATTCATCGTGCTGGCGAACCGGGCGGATTTTAACCCGGGAGAAAGGGCCATGGAACTGGCCGCCCTGTTTATACCCGCCCCGGAAAAAGGAAAACCCGCACCGAAGCCGGACAGCAGTCTCGCCATGCTGAAAAACGCCGCGCTGATACGCCCGTTCGAAGGCAGTTATATTTCGGACGAAGGCACCCAGATGAAATTCCGCCTGAACGATAACAAATTCTACGCCGATGCCTTCGGCAGATCGGAGTTGCTGCAGCAAAAAAAGGATACTTTTTATACGCTGGGCACACCCGCCGTTTCATATGTGTTCAATGCCTCCGGCAGCGGAGACACTACAGCGCTGGTGACCTTTTCCCCGGGAGAAACGGCGCTGCTGAAAAAATCCGTGCCCGTGCCGAAAACCAGCGAGGTACTGAACACTTATGCGGGTACCTATTACAGCCCGGAGCTGGAATGCAGCTACCGCATTGTGGTGAAAGACGGTGGGCTGGTGATGACCAGCAGCAAGTATAACGACATGCCGCTGCGCTTCGAAGGGCCCGATCACCTGCTGTCGAACTGGTGGTGGATGTCGAAATTGCATGTGCTCCGCGATGGCGGCAAAGTGACCGGTTTTGAGGTCAACGACGGGAGGGTGCTGCATTTGAAGTTCAACAAAATACAATAG
- a CDS encoding DUF4197 domain-containing protein codes for MRRICFASFLSIIVLSGCETTQQIINNLPTTTSGQPNSFQIASGLKEALTIGTQNTANRLSAPNGFFANAVLKILMPPEAQKVENTLRSVGLGNVVDKAILAMNRGAEEAAKSAAPIFINAIRQMSITDAIGILRGGDFAATNYFKQKTTSALTTAFQPVISAALKKVDATKYWADVFTVYNRFSSKPVNTDLTAYVTERAISGIFHEVGLEEQKIRRDPAARVTELLKTVFGSSLAQTR; via the coding sequence ATGAGACGCATTTGTTTTGCCAGCTTTTTATCCATCATCGTGCTTAGCGGTTGTGAAACCACCCAGCAGATCATCAACAACCTGCCCACTACTACAAGCGGGCAGCCGAACAGTTTCCAGATCGCATCCGGGTTGAAAGAAGCGCTTACCATCGGTACCCAGAACACTGCTAACCGCCTCTCTGCGCCGAACGGCTTTTTTGCGAATGCCGTGCTGAAGATCCTGATGCCGCCGGAAGCGCAGAAAGTAGAGAATACCCTGCGCAGCGTGGGATTGGGCAATGTGGTCGACAAAGCCATTCTCGCCATGAACCGCGGCGCGGAAGAAGCGGCCAAATCCGCGGCGCCCATCTTCATCAACGCCATCCGGCAGATGAGCATCACCGATGCCATCGGCATTCTTCGCGGGGGCGATTTCGCCGCCACCAATTATTTCAAACAGAAAACCACTTCGGCGCTCACCACTGCCTTCCAGCCGGTGATCAGCGCGGCGCTGAAAAAAGTGGACGCCACCAAATACTGGGCGGACGTGTTTACCGTGTACAACCGGTTTTCATCCAAGCCCGTGAATACGGACCTGACGGCATATGTCACGGAAAGAGCCATCAGCGGTATTTTCCATGAAGTGGGGCTGGAAGAGCAAAAAATCCGCCGCGACCCTGCGGCCCGTGTAACCGAATTATTAAAGACCGTGTTCGGCAGTTCGCTGGCACAAACGAGATAA
- a CDS encoding efflux RND transporter periplasmic adaptor subunit has protein sequence MERKKFIKAIAWAAIAPALVLAACGGTDKKTADAAVKQTYTCPMHPQIVQDKPGTCPICAMDLVPFDKNNKDLSLTLGENQVALGNITTLTVGAGALHNFKQLNGRLAIDPEKTAVISSRVPGRIEKLYVKETGVAVSKGQPLYKIYSEQLASLQQEYLLAVAQATQFPGDARFQQIEKAARQKLVLYDQSDAQINRFVQAGKTDPYITYPSPVSGVVAELSAAEGQYVGEGGAIMRLEGYGQLWVEADVYPAEAAAIRPGQSVKVIVAGWEQEPQQMTVQFINPALQPGSQVMQLRGTVANPGNRWQPGMQANILLPAGTQGDVLSVPVDAVIRDGKGTHVWLETAKGKYAPRMVKTGVENFDAVEITSGLKNGDKVVVTGAYLLYSEYILKKGADPMANHKH, from the coding sequence ATGGAAAGAAAGAAATTCATCAAAGCCATCGCATGGGCCGCCATTGCACCCGCACTGGTGCTGGCCGCCTGCGGGGGAACAGATAAAAAAACGGCGGATGCGGCGGTGAAGCAAACCTACACCTGCCCCATGCACCCGCAGATCGTGCAGGATAAACCGGGGACCTGTCCCATTTGCGCGATGGACCTGGTGCCGTTCGATAAAAACAATAAAGATCTGTCGCTGACGCTCGGTGAAAACCAGGTGGCGCTGGGCAATATCACCACGCTCACGGTGGGCGCGGGCGCGCTGCATAATTTCAAACAGCTCAACGGCCGCCTTGCCATCGACCCGGAAAAAACGGCGGTGATCTCCAGTCGTGTGCCCGGCCGCATCGAAAAGCTGTACGTCAAGGAAACCGGCGTGGCCGTCAGCAAAGGGCAGCCGTTGTATAAGATCTATTCGGAACAGCTCGCCTCGCTGCAACAGGAGTACCTGCTGGCCGTAGCGCAGGCTACGCAGTTCCCCGGCGACGCGCGCTTCCAGCAGATCGAAAAGGCGGCGCGGCAGAAGCTGGTGCTGTATGACCAGTCGGATGCGCAGATCAACCGTTTCGTACAGGCGGGGAAAACCGATCCCTACATCACTTATCCTTCGCCGGTGAGCGGTGTGGTGGCGGAGCTTTCTGCAGCCGAAGGGCAATACGTGGGTGAGGGCGGCGCCATCATGCGCCTCGAAGGGTATGGGCAGTTATGGGTGGAAGCGGACGTGTATCCCGCGGAAGCGGCTGCCATCAGACCCGGGCAATCCGTGAAAGTGATAGTGGCCGGTTGGGAACAGGAACCGCAGCAGATGACGGTGCAGTTCATCAATCCCGCATTGCAGCCCGGCAGCCAGGTAATGCAGCTGCGGGGTACGGTCGCCAACCCCGGTAACCGCTGGCAGCCCGGTATGCAGGCAAACATCCTGCTGCCGGCGGGCACGCAGGGCGATGTACTGAGCGTACCGGTGGATGCCGTGATCAGGGATGGTAAGGGCACCCATGTGTGGCTCGAAACCGCCAAAGGGAAATACGCGCCGCGCATGGTGAAAACGGGAGTGGAGAACTTCGATGCCGTGGAAATCACCAGCGGTCTTAAAAACGGCGATAAAGTGGTGGTGACCGGAGCTTACCTGCTATACAGCGAATACATCCTAAAAAAAGGCGCCGATCCGATGGCGAATCATAAACATTAA